Below is a genomic region from Desulfonatronum thiosulfatophilum.
TTTGTTACCTAAAGATGTGGACTGACGGATCTCCTTGGTCGCATTAACCCCATTCAGCACCGGCATTTGCACATCCATCAGAATCACGTCAAAGTCCTGGGCCGCAAGCAGGTCCAGTACCTGTCTGCCGTCCTCGGCATGCGTCACGTGATGGCCTGCTTCTGCAAGCAGCTTGCGGATCGACAGGGCATGGGTCGGTTCGTCCTCGGCCAGGAGGATGCGCAGGTTTTGACCTCCTTCTTTTTGTGTAGCCGTGGTCTTGGTTTGGGACGTATCAACTTGTAGCTTGAATGGCAGGACCACATGCACTTCTGTTCCTTCTCCCGGCTGGCTGTCGATTCCAATCCGGCCGTTCATCATTTCAACCAGCCGTTTGACGATGGCCAAGCCAAGACCTGCGCC
It encodes:
- a CDS encoding ATP-binding response regulator — encoded protein: MDSEVRTLFCPFYALAVFRHHNPSAFYDDPVTKISDFSGSTRYTRSYQGAGLGLAIVKRLVEMMNGRIGIDSQPGEGTEVHVVLPFKLQVDTSQTKTTATQKEGGQNLRILLAEDEPTHALSIRKLLAEAGHHVTHAEDGRQVLDLLAAQDFDVILMDVQMPVLNGVNATKEIRQSTSLGNKKDIPIFALTAYAMIGDREKFLDAGMDDYISKPVRMKDLVKALERVVSVKKA